A region of the Streptomyces sp. NBC_00442 genome:
CCTGGAGCGAACCGGCCCGCGCAGCGCGGCCGACCTGGCCCCCGACGTGGGGCTCGACCGGTCCGGCGTGACCCGCCGCGCAACCCGGCTCGAAGCGGCAGGACTCGTCCGGAGGGAACCCGACCCTGCCGACCGGCGCGCCACGCTGCTCGCGTTGACCGACGAGGGCGAGCACACGGTGGCGGCCCTGCGCCGACGCCTGTCCGCCCACATCGAGGCCGGCCTCGCCTCCTGGCCGCCGGGCGAAGCGGCCGCGTTCGCCCGATCCCTCCAGCGCTTCGTCGCCGAGGGGCCGTTCCGCTAGAGCCCGGCCGGGCCATCACCCGTAGAGCCGGCGATCATGCGCGGGAGCGGATCACGGTGATCGCGGGAGCGGATCACGGCGATGGTGACGGTGACGTCGAAGGGCGTGCGACAAGGGGGGCGGGGGGCGGCGAGGGCGGCGGCAAGGAGGGGTGGCAAGGACGGCGGGGAGGCCGCTGGCGACCCTCCGCGGTCGGGGCGGGGCCCTGTCGATCAGTCGTGCGGGTGCAGGCACTCGGCCGCGGCGGCGGCGACGGCCTTCGCGACGACGGCCAGCGCCGGCACGTCCAGCTTCCACTGCTGCCAGTACAGCGGCACGGTGAGCCGTCGGCCCGGCGCGAACTCCATGAGCGTGCCCGAGCGCACCAGCGGTGTCGCCTGCGGCTCCGGCAGCAGGCCCCAGCCGAGACCCGCGGCCACGGCGTCGCAGTAGCCCTCCGATGTGGGTACGTAGTGACGCATGCGGCTCGCGCCCGGCCACTCGGGTGCCAGTGACCGCACGAACCGGTCCTGCAGTTCGTCACGCCGGTCGAAGACGATGACCGGCGCGTCGGGCAGACACTGTTCCAGTGGACCGGCCGACAGATGGCGTGCCGCGAAGCGCGGACTCGCCACCGGCAGATACCGGAAGAGGCCCAGCGGCCGCACCAGGCAGCCCGCCACCGGCCGTGCCGACGACGTCACCGCCGCCATCACCTGCCCCTCGCGGAGCAGCGCCGCGGTGTGCGCCTCGTCCTCGCGGTAGAGCTCGAAACAGACCGGCGGATCCTGCGGGACCCGAGTCAGCGCGGGAAGGAACCACGTGGCCAGGGAGTCCGCGTTGACGGCGATGGGCAGCCGGGCCGGGCCGGACTCGTCGGCGATGCCCAGCTCCGCGTGCGCGTCCCGCTCCAGCGCCGCCAGCTGGCGCGCGAACCGCACCACCACCTGCCCGGACTCGGTGGGCCTGACCGGCTTCGTACGCATCAGCAACACCCGGCCGGTGCGCTGCTCCAGGGCCTTGACCCGCTGGCTGACCGCGGAGGGCGTCACGTGCAGCGCCGCGGCGGCGGCGTCGAAGGTCCCCTCGTCGACTACGGCGAGCAGGGTGCGGACCTGGTCCAGCGGCAGCTCAGTCATCACATCAGTCATCACTTCGGCTAATGGTAG
Encoded here:
- a CDS encoding MarR family winged helix-turn-helix transcriptional regulator, which encodes MENDVGREIAEALGVLLKRSTRIELHRTLTAGMGEAVDELTYPILSGLERTGPRSAADLAPDVGLDRSGVTRRATRLEAAGLVRREPDPADRRATLLALTDEGEHTVAALRRRLSAHIEAGLASWPPGEAAAFARSLQRFVAEGPFR
- a CDS encoding LysR family transcriptional regulator ArgP, which codes for MTELPLDQVRTLLAVVDEGTFDAAAAALHVTPSAVSQRVKALEQRTGRVLLMRTKPVRPTESGQVVVRFARQLAALERDAHAELGIADESGPARLPIAVNADSLATWFLPALTRVPQDPPVCFELYREDEAHTAALLREGQVMAAVTSSARPVAGCLVRPLGLFRYLPVASPRFAARHLSAGPLEQCLPDAPVIVFDRRDELQDRFVRSLAPEWPGASRMRHYVPTSEGYCDAVAAGLGWGLLPEPQATPLVRSGTLMEFAPGRRLTVPLYWQQWKLDVPALAVVAKAVAAAAAECLHPHD